One window of the Vanessa atalanta chromosome 22, ilVanAtal1.2, whole genome shotgun sequence genome contains the following:
- the LOC125072807 gene encoding proteasome subunit alpha type-5 has product MFLTRSEYDRGVNTFSPEGRLFQVEYAIEAIKLGSTAIGISTSEGVVLAVEKRITSPLMEPTTIEKIVEVDRHIACAVSGLMADSRTLIERARVECQNHWFVYNERMSVESCAQAVSNLAIQFGDSDDDSGTAMSRPFGVAVMFAGIDEKGPQLFHMDPSGTFVQYDAKAIGSGSEGAQQSLKEVYHKSMTLKEAIKSALTILKQVMEEKLSENNVEVVTMTPESMFHMFTREQLAEVIKDIP; this is encoded by the exons ATGTTCTTAACTCGTTCAGAGTACGATCGTGGAGTCAACACATTCAGCCCCGAAGGGAGGCTGTTTCAAGTCGAATATGCCATAGAGGCTATAAAACTCGGTTCTACCGCGATCGGTATTTCAACTTCTGAAGGTGTTGTTTTGGCTGTTGAAAAAAGGATAACTTCGCCCTTAATGGAACCAACTACTATTGAAAAAATTGTAGAAGTTGACAGACACATTGCTTGTGCTGTTTCCGGGTTAATGGCGGATTCCAg AACTCTAATAGAGAGAGCCCGAGTAGAATGCCAGAACCACTGGTTTGTATACAATGAGCGCATGAGTGTTGAGTCATGTGCACAAGCTGTGTCTAACTTGGCTATACAGTTTGGAGATAGTGATGATGATAGTGGAACAGCTATGTCCAGGCCATTTGGAGTAGCTGTTATGTTTGCAg gcATTGACGAGAAGGGCCCTCAGCTATTCCATATGGATCCCAGTGGTACATTTGTCCAATATGATGCTAAGGCCATTGGCTCTGGTAGTGAAGGTGCTCAACAAAGTTTGAAG GAAGTGTATCACAAGTCAATGACCCTCAAAGAAGCGATTAAGTCTGCACTAACAATTCTGAAACAGGTTATGGAAGAAAAGCTATCTGAGAACAATGTAGAGGTTGTTACAATGACACCAGAGTCAATGTTCCACATGTTTACTAGGGAGCAACTTGCCGAGGTCATTAAGGATATACCTTGA
- the LOC125072623 gene encoding uncharacterized protein LOC125072623: MVDNSEKVIGGIKFIIKTDSHYAIEFETSEKANLHILNNHVFRYYMSPSGIFLDFPIPINPDDVAKIVVKDINDYGFEAFRQSILNDVNTHYIVQTRDVQIVFDKIKGTMNVVDLRMNKEVLHEIKPLSYADCNSTQMLKQHDDEYFFGGGMQNGRFSHKGEIIYIKNTNEWDDGGVTSACPFYWSSYGYGVLRNTWQKGTYDFGDKPDNFIEIVHEGEDFDAYYFINSIPKDILNDYYELTGQPLLMPEYAFYEAHLNAFNRDYWVKVTSDTRGAILFEDGEYYKSYKPNEIGDKKGILESLNGEKNNYQFSARAMIDRYKKHDVPLGWFIPNDGYGSGYGQTDSLDGDIQNLKEFVDYSLQNGVEVALWTESNLHPVDPLNPKKGERDLGKEVGVANVVALKCDVAWIGSGYSFGLSAVENATNIFVKATKTNVRPMIIMVDGWAGTQRYSGIWSGDQKGGEWEYIRFHIPTYIGAGLSGLPIVGSDMDGIYAGGCKEINIRDYQWKTFTPLQLNMDGWGNTPKTPFSYDEEAIKINRAYLKLKSILMPYNYSIGYESIYGLPMVRAMFLEFPEETSAYTKDSQYQYMWGPNILVAPIYNDVKVKETSVRDGIYLPNTNQIWIDFMTGKKYQGGKIYNNILTPLWKIPIFIKEGSIVPMTKPHNNPYEIIRDLRIFTLYPNGTSSFKIYEDDGITSDYLKGDYATTKILAIAPTSNRVGDLLITIYKTRKSYKNMVKERSTLIQIMTSQEIENIKVAINGKSLILNKAESLTEFENQDNSYYFDKEFCINSYLSEYDATKQKCLLIKIEKFDVTANEIAIKVTDFTNQGEVFGLFSLNKQLEQPQNLKVSDDEPTSTISLKWDESSKADFYEIERDGVVFTNIKGNSFTFKDFAYNSKHNFRIRTVWNKTVSEWTDYTSGIVMEDPLKYIITGVKVACNLPCQPCQEVCNLTDGNLKSIWHTDWGTSGQSNPKEDKYLTLHFDLGDIYELDKAEYIPRSDAGNGTFLMARYRYSVNRKEWSAFSESLKFKEDNSIKTINFHGNKMRFIELSILETVGNFGSGRQLLFFKM, from the coding sequence ATGGTCGACAATTCAGAAAAAGTTATTGgtggtataaaatttattataaaaaccgaCAGTCATTATGCAATAGAATTTGAAACTAGTGAAAAAGCTaatttacacattttaaataatcatgtaTTCAGATATTACATGTCCCCAAGCGGAATATTCTTAGATTTTCCAATACCAATAAACCCAGACGATGTTGCAAAGATTGTTGTAAAAGACATAAATGACTATGGCTTCGAAGCATTCAGACAATCGATACTTAATGATGTAAATACGCATTATATTGTGCAAACGAGAGATGTGCAAATCGTTTTTGATAAGATAAAGGGTACTATGAATGTTGTTGACTTGAGAATGAACAAAGAAGTATTACATGAGATCAAACCATTGTCTTATGCCGATTGCAATTCAACCCAAATGCTGAAACAGCACGATGACGAATACTTTTTCGGAGGTGGAATGCAAAATGGAAGATTCAGTCACAAGGgtgaaataatatacattaaaaatacaaacgaatGGGACGATGGAGGGGTAACATCGGCTTGTCCCTTTTATTGGTCTTCTTATGGATATGGTGTCTTAAGAAATACCTGGCAAAAAGGAACTTATGACTTTGGTGATAAGCCAGATAATTTCATAGAAATAGTTCATGAAGGTGAAGACTTCgatgcatattattttattaatagtataccAAAAGACATTTTGAACGACTATTATGAGTTAACGGGACAACCGCTTTTGATGCCAGAGTATGCTTTTTATGAAGCGCATTTAAATGCTTTTAATCGCGATTATTGGGTAAAGGTTACCTCAGACACTCGAGGAGCGATACTTTTTGAAGATGGGGAATATTACAAAAGCTATAAACCAAATGAAATTGGTgataaaaaaggtattttagAATCATTAAATGGAGAAAAGAATAACTACCAATTTTCTGCTCGTGCTATGATAGACAGATACAAAAAACACGATGTACCCTTAGGCTGGTTTATACCAAACGACGGTTACGGTTCTGGGTATGGTCAAACAGATTCTTTGGATGGCGACATTCAGAATTTAAAAGAATTCGTCGATTATTCTTTACAAAATGGAGTTGAAGTCGCCTTATGGACGGAATCCAATCTTCACCCTGTTGATCCCTTAAATCCTAAAAAAGGGGAGCGAGATTTAGGTAAGGAAGTAGGTGTTGCTAATGTAGTAGCACTTAAATGCGATGTCGCGTGGATCGGTTCAGGTTATTCTTTTGGACTTAGCGCAGTTGAAAATGCTACGAATATATTTGTGAAAGCAACTAAAACCAATGTCAGACCAATGATTATTATGGTCGATGGATGGGCTGGTACGCAGCGCTATTCTGGTATTTGGAGCGGCGATCAAAAAGGCGGGGAGTGGGAATATATTCGATTTCATATTCCAACTTATATCGGAGCAGGCCTATCCGGTCTACCGATTGTAGGGTCTGATATGGATGGCATTTACGCAGGTGGttgtaaagaaattaatatCCGAGATTATCAATGGAAAACTTTTACACCATTACAATTAAACATGGACGGATGGGGAAACACCCCAAAAACTCCATTCAGTTACGACGAGGAagctataaaaattaatagagcCTATTTAAAgctaaaatctattttaatgccATATAATTACAGTATTGGATATGAGTCTATATATGGACTCCCAATGGTAAGAGCTATGTTCCTTGAATTTCCTGAAGAAACATCTGCTTACACAAAAGACTCCCAGTATCAGTACATGTGGGGTCCTAATATATTGGTGGCTCCAATTTATAATGACGTAAAAGTTAAGGAAACATCTGTTCGCGATGGAATATATCTTCCtaatacaaatcaaatatgGATTGATTTTATGACcggaaaaaaatatcaaggtggtaaaatttataataatattctgacGCCTCTCTGGAAGattcctatttttataaaagaagggTCTATTGTACCGATGACGAAACCACACAACAATCCATATGAAATAATAAGAGATCTTAGGATATTTACTTTATACCCAAATGGAACTTCAAGCTTTAAAATTTACGAAGACGACGGCATTACTTCAGACTATTTAAAAGGCGATTACGCCACCACCAAAATTTTAGCAATTGCACCGACATCTAACCGTGTTGGTGatctattaataactatttataaaactcGTAAATCTTACAAAAATATGGTTAAAGAAAGGAGTACATTGATACAAATAATGACATCGCAAGAGATTGAAAATATAAAGGTAGCTATTAATGggaaatctttaattttaaataaagctgaAAGTCTTACTGAATTTGAAAATCAAGATAATTCATACTATTTTGATAAGGAATTCTGTATAAATTCCTATTTGAGTGAATATGATGCGACGAAACAaaagtgtttattaataaaaatagaaaaatttgaCGTCACAGCGAATGAAATTGCAATCAAGGTAACCGATTTTACTAATCAGGGTGAAGTTTTTGGGCTATTCTCTTTGAATAAACAATTAGAACAACCGCAAAATCTTAAAGTCAGTGACGATGAACCAACTTCGACAATTTCCCTCAAATGGGATGAAAGTAGTAAAGCAGATTTCTATGAAATCGAAAGAGATGGTGTagtgtttacaaatattaaaggcaattcatttacatttaaagatTTTGCATATAACAGTAAACATAACTTTAGGATTCGAACTGTTTGGAATAAAACAGTTTCCGAATGGACCGACTACACTTCAGGTATAGTAATGGAAGACCCTTTGAAATACATAATAACAGGAGTTAAAGTCGCATGTAACTTGCCATGTCAACCTTGTCAAGAAGTGTGTAATCTTACCGATGGAAATCTCAAATCGATATGGCATACCGATTGGGGTACATCTGGTCAATCGAATCCTAAAGAAGATAAATATCTTACACTTCATTTCGACTTAGGAGATATTTACGAATTAGATAAAGCAGAGTACATACCTCGTAGTGATGCTGGCAATGGTACATTCTTAATGGCTCGTTATCGCTATTCTGTTAATAGAAAAGAGTGGAGTGCCTTCTCAGAATCCTTAAAATTCAAGGAAGATAActcaataaaaactataaactttCATGGCAATAAAATGCGATTTATTGAATTGTCTATATTAGAAACTGTTGGCAACTTTGGTTCCGGtagacaattattgttttttaaaatgtag
- the LOC125072624 gene encoding tRNA (adenine(37)-N6)-methyltransferase: MTENIEFYQNQIALARTEIKNLRQRISALKHEHLKEIHHIKSTLSNLRCSNCAAEATSLVSIPNTDQASVSQTHSNEISFRPIGYIETSFANKRAVPRQPSVLTNSKGVIVIDTNVFNNPNHATTGLEEFSHLWIIFHFHIHDNVTVQSKVSPPRLGGKKCGVLASRSPHRPCPIGLSLVRLCHIEGNKIFFNGVDMVNGTPVLDIKPFIPQYDYPPANGDSPILTSLVRPPTEGTNDATQTMVNLQIDDDSYSVRSVSPRLVQPIGIDTSSPLPRSPFGDIPSPIHEPATLISPSPESPTSEDLLDGPTRSPIRRVETERGSPDGQERFTPPQSATSLNVNQDGIRVASWVISPPSQRFQVVFTEDALQRLNDLIGDRAQAFKSNIENLLAEDPRSVYVRTRYPDHEYSCVLEDLSISCVFNDNSAMCTIIALRSAEELQN; the protein is encoded by the exons ATGACAGAAAACATCGAATTTTATCAAAACCAAATAGCTTTGGCTAGAAcggaaataaaaaacttaag GCAGCGTATATCTGCGCTTAAACATGAgcatttaaaagaaatacatcACATTAAATCGACGCTTAGTAATCTTCGCTGTTCTAACTGCGCTGCTGAAG CCACTTCATTGGTTAGTATTCCTAATACTGATCAGGCTTCAGTATCTCAGACTCACTCAAATGAGATATCATTTCGACCTATAGGATACATTGAGACATCATTTGCTAATAAAAGAGCAGTGCCAAGGCAACCGTCTGTTTTGACAAATTCAAAGGGAGTTATTGTGATTGATACAAATGTGTTCAATAACCCCAATCACGCAACAACTGGTTTGGAAGAATTTTCTCATTTATG gATTATATTTCACTTCCATATTCATGACAACGTCACTGTACAGTCAAAGGTGTCACCCCCTCGCCTTGGTGGGAAGAAATGTGGTGTATTGGCTAGTAGGTCTCCGCATAGGCCTTGCCCTATTGGACTTTCTCTTGTCCGATTGTGTCACATTGAAg gaaataaaatattcttcaatgGAGTAGATATGGTTAATGGTACACCCGTACTTGATATTAAGCCTTTCATACCCCAATATGATTATCCTCCAGCGAATGGGGATTCCCCGATTTTAACTTCATTAGTTAGACCGCCAACGGAGGGAACCAATGATGCAACACAAACCATGGTTAATTTGCAGATAGATGATGATTCTTACTCAGTTAGGAG tgtcaGTCCTCGTTTAGTTCAACCGATTGGTATTGATACATCGAGTCCACTTCCTCGCTCGCCGTTCGGTGATATTCCTTCCCCAATACACGAACCTGCAACTCTTATATCCCCATCCCCAGAATCACCAACAAGCGAAGACTTACTGGATGGTCCAACGAGGTCTCCAATTCGAAGAGTTGAAACTGAACGTGGCTCTCCGGATGGTCAAGAAAGATTCACTCCGCCACAATCTGCTACTTCACTAAATGTTAACCAAGATGGTATTCGGGTTGCATCCTGGGTGATTTCTCCGCCTTCACAGCGGTTCCAAGTAGTGTTTACGGAGGATGCTCTCCAAAGATTGAACGATCTCATTGGTGACAGAGCTCAAGCATTTAAATCAAACATTGAAAATCTCTTAGCAGAAGATCCGAGATCTGTTTATGTCCGAACCAGATATCCGGATCACGAATATAGCTGTGTCTTAGAAGATTTATCAATTAGTTGCGTATTTAACGATAATTCAGCGATGTGCACTATTATAGCACTGAGAAGTGCTGAAGAATTACAAAATTGA